CGACCGCGCCGTCATCGCCGGCGCGGTGCTGACGGCGCAGCTGCGGCCAGCCCGCCGCACCGGCCGGGATCCGTACGACGTGGCGGTCCACCAGCAGGCCGCGATGCCCGAGCAACTGGACGTCTTCGCCCAGGAGGAGGACCGCCCTGTCCTCAAGGCCCGCCGGGCCGTCGACCTGGACGCACTGCGCACCGACATGGAAACGCTGGAGTTGACTGCCGACCAGCTGCTTCGGTTCGAGCGGGCGGGCACGAAGCTGAACGCGGGGGCTCGCGAGCGGATGCACCAGGCCCCTGGTCTCCCCGACGAAACCGCACCGCGCCCGCACCGCGAGAACGACCAGCGTGCGCACCGCCCGCACCAGCCCGGCCCCGGCCAGAGTCCGGGTGCGCCCCGCTGAGCGCCGGGCAAGCCTCTGGTGGCTCCCTCCGTCAACGCGTGCGAACCCACTGGTCCGGCGGCTGGCGAGCTTTGGCCCCTGACCCGGGCAAGCCTGTGCCGACACGGGCGGGCAAGCCAAAGGTGAACCTGGGCAAGCCCGCACTGTCGGTGGTGGCTGGGAGCCTGGGACGTATGGACAGGGATGAGGAGTTGCTGCGCGGCCGGGTCTACGGCGCCGACCATGACGATCCCCGGCCCGGACCGCAGCCGGGACGCACCTACGCCGAGCTGGTCGGCGGGCCGCTGGACGGCCTGCTGCTCGACATCACCGGCTGGACGAAGGGCGAGATCGATACCGGTGTCGCCCTGATGACGGAGCTCGGGCAGTTCGGTGCTGGGGGGCGGGCGATGTATGACCCGCGCCCCGGCGACCGGCGCCGCTGGGACTGGTCCGGCGACACTCCCTGACCGGTCGCACGGCGACGGGTGACACCTGCGTCGCGTCGTTCGTTGACCTCATATGCCTGAACTGCCCTCCGTGAGGCGGAACGGGAGCGGCAGCGCCAGGAGCAGCGCGCCGAGCTGGACGCCAGGCGAAAGAGGCGCCGGCCCGCTGAACGGCGGCCCCTACCGACTGGACCCTCGCGAGGACTGGGAGAAGGAGAAAGTTCCGCCGGCCGACGGGGAACACTGCCCCAATTGCCGGAGGTGCCGAAGTGGCTGTTCGATGCCTTGGTGCGTCGTGGTCTGAGCCTGGTGGCCGCAAAGCTGAACGCCTTCGCCGGCGTCAACGTCCAGCGGGGGACAGTACGCCGTCCCTGTTCCGCCGGGTCGGGGAGCAGGAGCTTCGCGAGCGGTTGATCGCGGCGTCAGGCAGTCAGGTCCCTCAGCTCGTTCGCCAGGGTGTGCTGGGTTCGCGGGACATTCCGCCGTCCTGCGCCGTCGCCTGCTGGAGCTGTCCGGCAGGATCTGGTGGCACCCCTTCTGGACCACCGTCCCCGGCAGTGCGCCGGCTGCCCGGGTGGAGCTGCGTCGCTTCGCCCGTACACAGAGCTGCGGCGGGGGATCGGCATGAGCGGAGGCGGTGGGCTCTCGCCGAGGCAGGAGTCGATCCTGCGGGTCATCCGGAACTCGATCATCGAGTGTGGTGAGGGGCCGGCCGTGCGGCAGATCGGCGAGCGCGTCGGCCTGTCCAGCACCGGCACCGTCGCTCACCAGCTCGGCCGCCTCGAAGCACTCGGCCTCATCAGCCGCAGCGCTTGGCGCTGGCGCTCCTGCCGGCTCGGCACCTGAGTCGGTGGTGAGCTGTGTTGGCAGATACCTGTGTCGGGGCGCTGCTGTTGGTCAGGGGGTTGCGCGGAGGAGGACGAGTGATCCGTTGTAGGTCGGGCGGTTGCGGAGGTGGCCGAAGGCCTCATCCCAGGTGCCTGAGCCGAGGGCGCGGCGCAGGGAGGTGTCGAAGGCTTGGCGGGCATGGTCGTCGATGAAGCTCCAGGCCGAGCAGGCTTGTCGGGCTGCGGGGTTGAGGAGGAGTTCGGGGCGGCCGTAATAGGCCTCGTTGAAGCCGTCGGTGCAGTCCAGCGGGATGGGGACGGACTGGATGGTGGTGGTGCCGCCGAGAGCGGCGGTGAGTTGGCCGAGGGGCGGGTAGCGGCGGGCTTCGGTGTCGAGGACGTCGGGGGCGTACTCGTAGAGCCAGAAGTCGCGTACGCGGGCCGGGTCGCAGGTCAGTACGACGACGGGGCCGCGGGTGACACGTCGCATCTCGCGTAGTCCGGCGGTGGCATCGGACCACTGGTGGACGCTGAAGAGGGTCATCGATGCGTCGAAGTGTCCGTCGGGGAAGGGGAGGTCTTCGGCGACGGCGTCGACGGCGGTGGCGAGTTCGGCCGGCCGCTGGGCTCGCATGGCCAGTGAGGGTTCGACCGCGGTGATCGTGTGCGCGGCGGTCTCGTACGATCCGGTGCCCGCACCGACGTTGAGGACGGTGCGCGCACCGCCGAGGGCCTGGGCGATGACGTGGGCGATGCGTTCGTCGGGGCGGCGCCAAGCGGCGTAGGCGGCACCGATGGTGCCGTAGTCGACGTCGCCGACGCTGCCGTCGTGGGTGCGCATGACCATGGGGGACCTCGCCTTGTGGGTCTGGCCGGGGCGGCGGCATCCGCGTCCCGGACAACGCTTGGTCGGCGTGCCCCTGGGGTTTGCCCGCGAAGCTAAGGGCCGCCGTCCTCCTGGTAGGAGTGGCGTTGGCCGGCCCAGGGGTCGGCGATGTTGTGGTAGCCGCGTTCCTCCCAGAACCCGCGGCGGTCCTGCGTCATGTACTCGATGCCGCGCAGCCATTTGGGGCCCTTGTAGCCGAAAAGGTGCGGGACCACCAGACGCAGGGGGAAGCCGTGTTCGACGGTGAGCGGCTCGTCGTCGTGGTGGGTGGCCATGACCGTGGTGTCGGCGATGAAGTCGCTCAGGCGCAGGTTCGCGCTGTACCCGTACTCGGCCCAGGCCATGACGTGGGACACGCCTGCGGCGGGCGGGGCAAGGTCCAGCAGGGTGCGGGCCGGAACGCCGAAGAACATGTGGCCGGTGGTGCTGGTGCCTGAGGCGCAGTGCAGGTCCGCATGCACGGTGATCTTTGGCATGATGGCGACTTCATCGAACGTCCAGGAGTGGGTCTGTCCGCTCGCGGTCGCGCCGAACACCTGCAGGTTCCACCGGTCGGGGCGGAAGCGGGGCACCGGCCCGTAGTGCGAGACGGGCCACCCTTTGGCCAGGCGCTGCCCTGGCGGCAGCATGCCTTCCTTCATGACGCAGCCCCATCACTTGCCTTGTCCGCAAATACAAGGGCAAAGCCTATGTCAGACCGACAGAGGCCAGCACTATGGTGAAAAAGGGTCGTATCTTCCGCATGACCGACGCTCTCGGGTAAGCCGCAGGGGAACCTGGGCAAGCCGGCCTCCCCGACGGCTTACCCACCTTCAGTACCTGCGTGCTGCTGCCCATTGCCAAGGGCCCGGCACGTCCCTCAAGGCCCTGGAGCCGTCGGTCCTGTGCGTCGCTCGTCCGGGCCGGGTGTCGCCGAACGTTCCCGCCTGCCTGGTGGGCCTTGATGTACTGGACTGTCGGAGCTGGGCGAGGCAGGGGAGCGGGACGTGGCCGGGTACAGCGGGGGTCACACGGGGCGCGTGAAGGATTTCAAGGACTTCGAGTGGGTGGTGTGGCGCCTCGAGGTTCAAGACCCATCGCAGCTCGCGGGCGAGGATCCGGATCTGGACGAGCGCACCGGGGAGACGATGACGGAGCTGGCCGCCTCGCTGGGCTGCGTGTACGAGCACTGCGTCGACGACGACTCCTACGACGACGAAACGCCGTATTACGCCTGGTGGGTCCGCCTGCCCGCAGCCGAGCATGCCCGACTCGACAAGGACGGCCTGCCGCCGGCCATTGCCCCGCTGCGCCAGTACCTGACCACCCAGCTTCCCGACGGTTTGAAGTGGGAGATCACGCCGGACCGCGAGCTGACGTACGACCACGCCGGCAGCGTGGCGATGCGGGCCGCCTACGACGATCTGATCGCCCCGTTCGAGCGCGCCCTGATGCCGCTGCGCGTGGACGGGGCTGATGCTCTTGATCCGCGGGCGAAGGTCTGGACGTGGGAGGAGAACCTCCTGGTCGGCACGTTCGACCTGTGGCTGTGCAACGACCCGGACCACCCGCACACCTGGATCGTCGTCACTGTCGGCCTGTGGACCGAACCGCAGCTCTTCGGCGAAGCGCCCGCAGCCCGCCTCGGCCACTTCGACTTCACCCCGCACCACCCGCTGCTCTTCCTGCCCCGCCCGCCGGCCCCGGCGACCTTCACCGCCCGCATCACTTCCGGCTCTTTCCCCCGCACGGGCACCTCCAGGACGAAGGCGGCCGACGCCATCGGGACAGCTCACCAGTGGACGGCCAACGACCCCGACGTCCTGGCCGAGCGGGTCGCCCACGACCTCAAGCTGCTGTGGCCGCACCTCACGGGCCCGGAAAGGAGCTGACGATGGCCTCGCACGCGAAGGACCCGCGCTGCACCGCCATGGC
This is a stretch of genomic DNA from Streptomyces sp. NBC_01717. It encodes these proteins:
- a CDS encoding class I SAM-dependent methyltransferase yields the protein MVMRTHDGSVGDVDYGTIGAAYAAWRRPDERIAHVIAQALGGARTVLNVGAGTGSYETAAHTITAVEPSLAMRAQRPAELATAVDAVAEDLPFPDGHFDASMTLFSVHQWSDATAGLREMRRVTRGPVVVLTCDPARVRDFWLYEYAPDVLDTEARRYPPLGQLTAALGGTTTIQSVPIPLDCTDGFNEAYYGRPELLLNPAARQACSAWSFIDDHARQAFDTSLRRALGSGTWDEAFGHLRNRPTYNGSLVLLRATP
- a CDS encoding molybdopterin-dependent oxidoreductase translates to MKEGMLPPGQRLAKGWPVSHYGPVPRFRPDRWNLQVFGATASGQTHSWTFDEVAIMPKITVHADLHCASGTSTTGHMFFGVPARTLLDLAPPAAGVSHVMAWAEYGYSANLRLSDFIADTTVMATHHDDEPLTVEHGFPLRLVVPHLFGYKGPKWLRGIEYMTQDRRGFWEERGYHNIADPWAGQRHSYQEDGGP